The following proteins are encoded in a genomic region of Glycine soja cultivar W05 chromosome 17, ASM419377v2, whole genome shotgun sequence:
- the LOC114393789 gene encoding kinesin-like protein KIN-4A isoform X2 yields MVEAGEDCCVKVAVHVRPLIGEEKVQGCKDCVTVVSGKPQVQIGAHSFTFDHVYGSTGSPSSAMFDECVVSLVDGLFQGYNATVLAYGQTGSGKTYTMGTGFKDGCQEGIIPLVMSSLFNKIDTLKHQIEFQLHVSFIEILKEEVRDLLDPSSMNKPETANGHAGKVTIPGKPPIQIRESSNGVITLAGCTEVSVTTLKEMAACLEQGSLSRATGSTNMNNQSSRSHAIFTITLEQMRKLNSPGEISLNDTMNEEYLCAKLHLVDLAGSERAKRTGSDGLRFKEGVHINKGLLALGNVISALGDEKKRKEGVHVPYRDSKLTRLLQDSLGGNSRTVMIACISPADINAEETLNTLKYANRARNIQNKPVVNRDPMSNEMLKMRQQLEYLQAELFARSGGSPEEVQVLKERIAWLEAVNEDLRCELHEYRSRCSTVEQCEKDVYENSSCNVKTDGLKRGLPITTSDYPMSETTGDSREIEEVEKEWEHTLLQNSMDRELHELNKRLEQKESEMKLFGISDAEALKQHFGRKIMELEDEKRTVQRDRDRLLAEVENLAANSDGQIQKSEDIHAQKLKTLEAQILDLKKKQESQVQLMKQKQKSDEAAKRLQDEIQSIKAQKVQLQHRIKQEAEQFRQWKASREKELLQLKKEGRRNEFERHKLQALNQRQKMVLQRKTEEAAMATKRLKELLEARKSSSRDTSVAMNGSGMNGQSNEKSLQRWLDHELEVMVKEHEVRFEYEKQSQVRAALAEELAMLKQVNGFAAKGLTPPRGKNGFARASSMSPNARMARIASLESMLNISSNSLVAMASQLSEAEERERAFTNRGRWNQLRSMGEAKNLLQYLFNSVGDARCQLWEKDTEIREMKDQIKELVGLLRQSEMKRKEAEKELKVREQDVATTLATPTSGNSPNSLKHYAEDIKEPLSPESLPVQKQRKYMPGITNSQVRESAAFIDQSRRMIPIGQLSMKKLAVVGQASGKLWRWKRSHHQWLVQFKWKWQKPWRLSEWIRHSDETIMRARPRSQALPRIM; encoded by the exons ATGGTGGAAGCTGGTGAGGATTGTTGCGTGAAGGTCGCGGTCCACGTGCGACCTCTCATCGGCGAGGAGAAGGTTCAGGGATGCAAGGATTGCGTGACTGTCGTGTCAGGGAAGCCTCAG GTACAAATTGGTGCACATTCATTTACATTTGATCATGTTTATGGGAGCACTGGTTCTCCCTCATCTGCAATGTTCGATGAATGTGTTGTGTCCCTTGTTGATGGTTTGTTCCAAGGATATAATGCTACTGTTCTTGCATATGGTCAG ACAGGTTCTGGGAAAACATACACCATGGGCACTGGCTTTAAAGATGGTTGCCAAGAGGGAATAATACCTCTAGTTATGAGTTCCCTGTTTAACAAAATTGACACCTTAAAGCATCAGATTGAATTTCAGCTGCATGTTTCCTTTATTGAG attctaaaagaagaagtaagagaCTTGTTGGACCCATCCTCTATGAACAAACCAGAAACTGCAAATGGACATGCAGGGAAAGTGACTATTCCTGGGAAACCACCAATACAAATCCGTGAGTCATCAAATGGTGTCATTACTCTAGCAGGATGTACTGAAGTCAGTGTTACAACCCTAAAAGAAATGGCTGCTTGCCTAGAACAAGGATCATTAAGTAGAGCAACTGGGAGTACAAATATGAACAACCAATCCAG TCGTTCACATGCTATCTTCACCATCACATTAGAACAAATGCGAAAGCTCAATAGTCCTGGTGAGATCAGTTTAAATGATACAATGAATGAAGAATATCTTTGTGCCAAGTTGCACTTGGTAGATCTTGCTGGATCAGAACGAGCTAAAAGAACCGGGTCTGATGGTCTGCGATTTAAGGAAG GAGTCCACATTAACAAAGGCCTTCTAGCGCTTGGTAATGTTATTAGTGCGCTTGGTgatgaaaagaagagaaaagaaggtgTTCATGTTCCTTATAGGGATAGTAAACTTACTAGGCTTTTGCAG GATTCACTTGGTGGTAACAGCAGAACTGTTATGATAG ccTGCATAAGTCCTGCTGATATTAATGCTGAGGAAACCCTTAACACTTTGAAGTATGCAAACCGTGCACGCAACATCCAAAATAAGCCTGTT GTCAATAGAGATCCCATGTCCAACGAGATGCTAAAAATGCGACAACAACTTGAGTATCTGCAAGCAGAACTTTTTGCTCGTTCTGGTGGCTCTCCTGAGGAAGTTCAG GTCCTCAAGGAAAGGATTGCTTGGCTTGAAGCAGTTAATGAGGATCTTCGATGTGAACTTCATGAATACCGTAGTAGATGCTCTACTGTAGAACAATGTGAAAAGGATGTTTAT gAAAATAGCTCATGTAATGTAAAGACTGATGGGCTCAAGAGGGGCTTACCTATCACAACATCTGATTATCCAATGAGTGAAACAACAG GGGATTCAAGGGAAATTGAAGAAGTAGAAAAAGAGTGGGAGCATACTCTTCTGCAAAATAGTATGGACAGAGAGTTACATGAATTGAATAAACGCTTGGAGCAAAAAGAG TCTGAGATGAAGCTTTTTGGAATATCTGATGCTGAGGCACTcaagcagcattttggaaggaagataATGGAACTGGAGGATGAGAAAAGAACTGTGCAG CGAGATAGGGATCGTCTTTTGGCTGAAGTTGAAAATCTTGCTGCCAATTCTGATGGACAAATACAGAAATCAGAGGATATCCATGCCCAAAAATTGAAAACACTTGAAGCCCAG ATTCTGGATCTAAAGAAGAAACAGGAGAGTCAGGTCCAGCTCATGAAGCAAAAGCAAAAAAGTGATGAAGCAGCGAAACGATTGCAAGATGAAATACAATCTATAAAAGCACAAAAG GTTCAACTGCAACATAGGATAAAACAAGAGGCTGAGCAGTTTCGGCAATGGAAGGCTTCTAGAGAGAAAGAGCTGCTGCAA TTaaagaaggaaggaaggagaaatGAGTTTGAACGGCATAAGCTGCAAGCTTTAAATCAGCGCCAGAAAATG GTCCTTCAAAGAAAGACTGAAGAAGCTGCAATGGCCACCAAGAGGTTAAAGGAGTTGTTAGAAGCTCGTAAATCTTCCAGCCGAGACACTTCAG TTGCAATGAATGGAAGTGGAATGAATGGACAG AGCAATGAGAAGTCCTTACAACGGTGGCTTGATCATGAGCTGGAAGTCATGGTAAAAGAGCATGAAGTTCGTTTTGAGTATGAGAAGCAGAGCCAAGT GCGAGCTGCCCTTGCAGAGGAGTTGGCCATGCTAAAGCAAGTAAACGGGTTTGCTGCCAAGGGTCTCACACCTCCAAGAGGAAAGAATGGATTTGCTag AGCATCCTCCATGTCACCAAATGCAAGAATGGCCAGAATAGCTTCACTTGAGAGCATGCTGAACATATCATCTAATTCACTTGTGGCAATGGCTTCTCAACTTTCTGAGGCAGAAGAACGAGAACGGGCCTTCACTAATCGTGGACGTTGGAACCAGTTGCGCTCAATGGGAGAAGCCAAGAATTTGCttcaatatttattcaattctgTTGGAGATGCTAG GTGCCAACTGTGGGAAAAGGACACCGAGATCAGGGAAATGAAAGATCAAATCAAAGAACTTGTAGGTCTACTACGGCAAAGTGAAATGAAGAGAAAGGAAGCTGAGAAGGAACTAAAAGTGAGAGAGCAAGATGTTGCAACCACATTGGCTACACCAACTTCT GGAAACTCACCAAATTCATTGAAACACTATGCGGAAGACATCAAGGAACCTTTATCTCCAGAGTCCCTGCCGGTACAGAAACAACGCAAATATATGCCAGGCATCACTAATAGCCAAGTGAGGGAATCAGCAGCATTTATAGATCAGAGTAGAAGG ATGATACCCATTGGGCAACTGTCAATGAAAAAACTTGCAGTTGTAGGACAAGCTTCTGGCAAGCTATGGAGGTGGAAAAGAAGCCACCATCAGTGGCTAGTACAATTTAAATGGAAGTGGCAGAAGCCATGGAGACTTTCTGAATGGATTCGGCACAGTGATGAGACAATCATGAGAGCAAGGCCACGTTCGCAGGCTTTGCCGCGAATAATGTGA
- the LOC114393789 gene encoding kinesin-like protein KIN-4A isoform X1: protein MVEAGEDCCVKVAVHVRPLIGEEKVQGCKDCVTVVSGKPQVQIGAHSFTFDHVYGSTGSPSSAMFDECVVSLVDGLFQGYNATVLAYGQTGSGKTYTMGTGFKDGCQEGIIPLVMSSLFNKIDTLKHQIEFQLHVSFIEILKEEVRDLLDPSSMNKPETANGHAGKVTIPGKPPIQIRESSNGVITLAGCTEVSVTTLKEMAACLEQGSLSRATGSTNMNNQSSRSHAIFTITLEQMRKLNSPGEISLNDTMNEEYLCAKLHLVDLAGSERAKRTGSDGLRFKEGVHINKGLLALGNVISALGDEKKRKEGVHVPYRDSKLTRLLQDSLGGNSRTVMIACISPADINAEETLNTLKYANRARNIQNKPVVNRDPMSNEMLKMRQQLEYLQAELFARSGGSPEEVQVLKERIAWLEAVNEDLRCELHEYRSRCSTVEQCEKDVYENSSCNVKTDGLKRGLPITTSDYPMSETTAGDSREIEEVEKEWEHTLLQNSMDRELHELNKRLEQKESEMKLFGISDAEALKQHFGRKIMELEDEKRTVQRDRDRLLAEVENLAANSDGQIQKSEDIHAQKLKTLEAQILDLKKKQESQVQLMKQKQKSDEAAKRLQDEIQSIKAQKVQLQHRIKQEAEQFRQWKASREKELLQLKKEGRRNEFERHKLQALNQRQKMVLQRKTEEAAMATKRLKELLEARKSSSRDTSVAMNGSGMNGQSNEKSLQRWLDHELEVMVKEHEVRFEYEKQSQVRAALAEELAMLKQVNGFAAKGLTPPRGKNGFARASSMSPNARMARIASLESMLNISSNSLVAMASQLSEAEERERAFTNRGRWNQLRSMGEAKNLLQYLFNSVGDARCQLWEKDTEIREMKDQIKELVGLLRQSEMKRKEAEKELKVREQDVATTLATPTSGNSPNSLKHYAEDIKEPLSPESLPVQKQRKYMPGITNSQVRESAAFIDQSRRMIPIGQLSMKKLAVVGQASGKLWRWKRSHHQWLVQFKWKWQKPWRLSEWIRHSDETIMRARPRSQALPRIM, encoded by the exons ATGGTGGAAGCTGGTGAGGATTGTTGCGTGAAGGTCGCGGTCCACGTGCGACCTCTCATCGGCGAGGAGAAGGTTCAGGGATGCAAGGATTGCGTGACTGTCGTGTCAGGGAAGCCTCAG GTACAAATTGGTGCACATTCATTTACATTTGATCATGTTTATGGGAGCACTGGTTCTCCCTCATCTGCAATGTTCGATGAATGTGTTGTGTCCCTTGTTGATGGTTTGTTCCAAGGATATAATGCTACTGTTCTTGCATATGGTCAG ACAGGTTCTGGGAAAACATACACCATGGGCACTGGCTTTAAAGATGGTTGCCAAGAGGGAATAATACCTCTAGTTATGAGTTCCCTGTTTAACAAAATTGACACCTTAAAGCATCAGATTGAATTTCAGCTGCATGTTTCCTTTATTGAG attctaaaagaagaagtaagagaCTTGTTGGACCCATCCTCTATGAACAAACCAGAAACTGCAAATGGACATGCAGGGAAAGTGACTATTCCTGGGAAACCACCAATACAAATCCGTGAGTCATCAAATGGTGTCATTACTCTAGCAGGATGTACTGAAGTCAGTGTTACAACCCTAAAAGAAATGGCTGCTTGCCTAGAACAAGGATCATTAAGTAGAGCAACTGGGAGTACAAATATGAACAACCAATCCAG TCGTTCACATGCTATCTTCACCATCACATTAGAACAAATGCGAAAGCTCAATAGTCCTGGTGAGATCAGTTTAAATGATACAATGAATGAAGAATATCTTTGTGCCAAGTTGCACTTGGTAGATCTTGCTGGATCAGAACGAGCTAAAAGAACCGGGTCTGATGGTCTGCGATTTAAGGAAG GAGTCCACATTAACAAAGGCCTTCTAGCGCTTGGTAATGTTATTAGTGCGCTTGGTgatgaaaagaagagaaaagaaggtgTTCATGTTCCTTATAGGGATAGTAAACTTACTAGGCTTTTGCAG GATTCACTTGGTGGTAACAGCAGAACTGTTATGATAG ccTGCATAAGTCCTGCTGATATTAATGCTGAGGAAACCCTTAACACTTTGAAGTATGCAAACCGTGCACGCAACATCCAAAATAAGCCTGTT GTCAATAGAGATCCCATGTCCAACGAGATGCTAAAAATGCGACAACAACTTGAGTATCTGCAAGCAGAACTTTTTGCTCGTTCTGGTGGCTCTCCTGAGGAAGTTCAG GTCCTCAAGGAAAGGATTGCTTGGCTTGAAGCAGTTAATGAGGATCTTCGATGTGAACTTCATGAATACCGTAGTAGATGCTCTACTGTAGAACAATGTGAAAAGGATGTTTAT gAAAATAGCTCATGTAATGTAAAGACTGATGGGCTCAAGAGGGGCTTACCTATCACAACATCTGATTATCCAATGAGTGAAACAACAG CAGGGGATTCAAGGGAAATTGAAGAAGTAGAAAAAGAGTGGGAGCATACTCTTCTGCAAAATAGTATGGACAGAGAGTTACATGAATTGAATAAACGCTTGGAGCAAAAAGAG TCTGAGATGAAGCTTTTTGGAATATCTGATGCTGAGGCACTcaagcagcattttggaaggaagataATGGAACTGGAGGATGAGAAAAGAACTGTGCAG CGAGATAGGGATCGTCTTTTGGCTGAAGTTGAAAATCTTGCTGCCAATTCTGATGGACAAATACAGAAATCAGAGGATATCCATGCCCAAAAATTGAAAACACTTGAAGCCCAG ATTCTGGATCTAAAGAAGAAACAGGAGAGTCAGGTCCAGCTCATGAAGCAAAAGCAAAAAAGTGATGAAGCAGCGAAACGATTGCAAGATGAAATACAATCTATAAAAGCACAAAAG GTTCAACTGCAACATAGGATAAAACAAGAGGCTGAGCAGTTTCGGCAATGGAAGGCTTCTAGAGAGAAAGAGCTGCTGCAA TTaaagaaggaaggaaggagaaatGAGTTTGAACGGCATAAGCTGCAAGCTTTAAATCAGCGCCAGAAAATG GTCCTTCAAAGAAAGACTGAAGAAGCTGCAATGGCCACCAAGAGGTTAAAGGAGTTGTTAGAAGCTCGTAAATCTTCCAGCCGAGACACTTCAG TTGCAATGAATGGAAGTGGAATGAATGGACAG AGCAATGAGAAGTCCTTACAACGGTGGCTTGATCATGAGCTGGAAGTCATGGTAAAAGAGCATGAAGTTCGTTTTGAGTATGAGAAGCAGAGCCAAGT GCGAGCTGCCCTTGCAGAGGAGTTGGCCATGCTAAAGCAAGTAAACGGGTTTGCTGCCAAGGGTCTCACACCTCCAAGAGGAAAGAATGGATTTGCTag AGCATCCTCCATGTCACCAAATGCAAGAATGGCCAGAATAGCTTCACTTGAGAGCATGCTGAACATATCATCTAATTCACTTGTGGCAATGGCTTCTCAACTTTCTGAGGCAGAAGAACGAGAACGGGCCTTCACTAATCGTGGACGTTGGAACCAGTTGCGCTCAATGGGAGAAGCCAAGAATTTGCttcaatatttattcaattctgTTGGAGATGCTAG GTGCCAACTGTGGGAAAAGGACACCGAGATCAGGGAAATGAAAGATCAAATCAAAGAACTTGTAGGTCTACTACGGCAAAGTGAAATGAAGAGAAAGGAAGCTGAGAAGGAACTAAAAGTGAGAGAGCAAGATGTTGCAACCACATTGGCTACACCAACTTCT GGAAACTCACCAAATTCATTGAAACACTATGCGGAAGACATCAAGGAACCTTTATCTCCAGAGTCCCTGCCGGTACAGAAACAACGCAAATATATGCCAGGCATCACTAATAGCCAAGTGAGGGAATCAGCAGCATTTATAGATCAGAGTAGAAGG ATGATACCCATTGGGCAACTGTCAATGAAAAAACTTGCAGTTGTAGGACAAGCTTCTGGCAAGCTATGGAGGTGGAAAAGAAGCCACCATCAGTGGCTAGTACAATTTAAATGGAAGTGGCAGAAGCCATGGAGACTTTCTGAATGGATTCGGCACAGTGATGAGACAATCATGAGAGCAAGGCCACGTTCGCAGGCTTTGCCGCGAATAATGTGA
- the LOC114392145 gene encoding uncharacterized protein LOC114392145: MMDSEMVEAEASSSQPQPQASSSGQNGVVRDLLTLARQLITQGKPSQALQAVVVAMKTKGGDEAVFHSLHRAREVYRSRLQENAAVDQLASLFAECAIAEAEPVVIEPPANNITTPSISPEPDAHGTSILAESGRMQVVLDAVSDGSSFICLKCGGLVSNHRKDEHYAYWCC, from the exons ATGATGGACTCAGAAATGGTGGAAGCAGAGGCATCATCATCGCAGCCTCAGCCGCAGGCATCGAGTTCCGGCCAGAACGGCGTCGTTCGCGATTTGCTCACATTGGCTCGTCAGCTCATCACTCAAGGCAAACCTTCCCAGGCCCTCCAAGCT GTGGTTGTAGCAATGAAGACTAAAGGTGGTGATGAAGCTGTTTTTCATTCCTTGCATCGTGCCCGCGAGGTGTATAGAAGTAGACTGCAAGAGAATGCTGCAGTTGATCAACTGGCTTCTCTGTTTGCTGAGTGTGCCATTGCTGAAGCTGAGCCTGTAGTGATCGAACCACCTGCCAATAACATTACCACCCCCTCAATTAGTCCAGAACCTGATGCTCATGGGACTTCCATACTGGCAGAAAGTGGCAGGATGCAAGTAGTGTTGGATGCGGTCTCTGATGGAAGCAGCTTCATCTGTTTGAAGTGTGGAGGCCTTGTTAGTAACCATCGCAAAGACGAGCACTATGCATACTGGTGTTGTTAA